A DNA window from Daucus carota subsp. sativus chromosome 3, DH1 v3.0, whole genome shotgun sequence contains the following coding sequences:
- the LOC135151526 gene encoding uncharacterized protein LOC135151526 — protein MGSVKQRSIHQNEKVECFYPRFLMLFLNDKMNEADRNMYVDSPVVPIQRTCAKIQTRLVNKKKHENVPLVVTPFMLEQFSAPFQPVQVPEPLQQHQYQQQQQQQQAQPEIQEQQQPPQQNLQPLQLIQDYQSSSQSSHHSPYNPPYNSPYQSPYQSPYNSPRQSQNQSPPHYNFFPEQQSSIFPSQSEPIPSPTHTHHIPQTQSTSQPLPSDSAINPELQDFRTDLQVAQGTMVVYTGSGDSVKNTSEIRQTPSETHAREDSDKSLSVREVSAHTNTDLLQEQMAALKAEIERLNAENAKFRSGELVTLQEKVVDTSFTSLKKEMDDHVKGIHSRMDKFDKNRELCMTKLDGLEQTLAQVVQHLKINQSTSQSTPEDPSTKGEKDKEDSSEADRSYERSKVKEPLHHSDNVFNTDNYDDYPKDMDDDDVFDATHRQAKEEGKFDESYLFQEEPVDLEHEENKIYDAAIKKKNLEIKRKEGESWDIARRIFDGPQREPFDDRKFLSLIYDLREVNPDEDVFMHAFALELEYLTVAAKGFLEE, from the exons atgggttctgttAAACAAAGATCTATTCATCAGAATGAGAAGGTTGAATGCTTTTATCCGAGGTTTCtgatgttatttttaaatgataagatgaatgaggcTGATAGGAACATGTATGTCGATTCTCCTGtggttcctattcagaggacttgtgctaAGATTCAGaccaggctggtcaacaagaagaagcatgagaatgtgccaCTGGTTGTGACTCCTTTCATGCTGGAGCAGTTTAGTGCTCCATTTCAGCCTGTTCAAGTCCCTGAACCTCTACAACAGCATcaatatcaacaacaacaacaacagcaacaggcTCAACCAGAAATACaagaacaacaacaaccacCTCAACAAAACCTCCAACCACTACAACtcatccaagactaccaatcctccagccaatcctcacaccaCTCACCATACAACCCTCCATACAACtcaccatatcaatcacctTACCAATCACCATACAACTCTCCTCGCCAATCTCAAAACCAATCCCCTCCCCACTACAACTTTTTCCCTGAACAACAATCATCAATCTTTCCTTCACAGTCTGAACCTATACCTTCACCTACCCATACACATCACATTCCCCAAACACAATCCACCTCTCAACCCCTGCCATcggattctgctatcaatccagagctacaggacttcaggactgacttacaggtagctcag ggaactatggttgtatatacaggttctgGTGACAGTGTGAAaaatacgagtgaaatcaggcaaacaccgagcgaaacacatgcacgcgaggatagtgacaaatctttgagtgttcgtgaggtgagtgcacacaccaacacagatctgttacaggaacaaatggctgctctaaAAGCTGaaatagaaaggttgaatgctgagaatgcaaagttcagaagtggagagctggtaACTCTACAGGAGAAAGTTGTTGATacttcctttacttctctgaaaaaggaaatggacgatcatgtcaagggtatccactctaggatggacaagtttgacaaGAACCGGGAGCTCTGTATGACAAAGCTTGATGGCTTGGAGCAGACTTtagctcaagttgttcaacacttgaaGATCAATCAGtctacatctcagtctactccagaggatccctcaactaagggggagaaggataaggaagactcttctgaagctgatagaAGTTATGAAAGGTCAAAAGTCAAAGAGCCGTTACATCATTCTGataatgtcttcaacactgacaattatgatgattatccgaaagacatggatgatgatgacgtcttcgatgctacccaTCGTCAGGCtaaagaagaaggtaaatttgatgaaagttatttgtttcaggaagaacctgttgatcttgaacacgaggagaat aaaatctatgatgctgcgatcaagaagaagaatcttgagattaaaagaaaGGAAGgagaaagctgggacattgcaagaaggatctttgatggacctcaaagggaacctttcgatgacagaaagttcttatctctgatttATGATctccgagaggtaaaccctgatgaggatgtctttatgcatgcctttgctttagagTTGGAATATTTAACTGTTGCAGCTAAGGGTTTTCTAGAAGAATGA